Proteins from a genomic interval of Rhizobium leguminosarum:
- the minC gene encoding septum site-determining protein MinC, with product MTKVLTDARSIRIKGRSFLAVMLSPDLPIDDWLIRLDDLAARSAGFFLGRPVVLDLTDLQIDRPQLKDLIAELAKRNVSIMGIEGARPSILGSGMPPALKGGRSVSDIEVQAKEPADPPGKPAVAETRPAMQSIVIREPVRSGQSVIFPEGDVTVIGSVASGAEVIAGGSVHIYGALRGRAMAGSIGNASARIFCRKLEAELVAIDGIYKMAEDMAPNLRGQAVQLWLEDDAIMAEKLI from the coding sequence ATGACCAAAGTGCTAACAGACGCTCGCTCCATCCGCATCAAGGGCCGCTCATTCCTCGCGGTCATGCTGTCTCCGGATCTTCCGATCGATGATTGGTTGATCCGGCTGGACGATCTGGCCGCGCGTTCGGCCGGCTTCTTCCTCGGACGGCCTGTCGTGCTCGACCTGACGGACCTGCAAATCGACCGGCCGCAGCTGAAGGACCTGATCGCCGAACTTGCCAAGCGCAATGTCAGCATCATGGGCATCGAGGGCGCGCGGCCTTCGATCCTCGGATCCGGCATGCCGCCGGCACTCAAAGGCGGTCGTTCGGTTTCCGATATCGAGGTTCAGGCAAAGGAGCCCGCCGATCCGCCCGGCAAACCGGCCGTGGCGGAGACCCGCCCGGCCATGCAATCGATCGTCATCCGGGAGCCGGTGCGCTCGGGGCAATCGGTGATCTTTCCGGAAGGCGACGTCACCGTCATCGGTTCGGTCGCCTCGGGTGCCGAGGTCATCGCCGGCGGGTCCGTCCATATCTATGGCGCGTTGCGTGGCCGAGCCATGGCGGGATCCATCGGAAACGCATCGGCGCGGATCTTTTGCCGCAAGCTCGAGGCCGAGCTGGTTGCAATCGACGGTATCTACAAAATGGCGGAAGACATGGCCCCCAATCTTCGCGGACAGGCTGTTCAGCTCTGGCTCGAAGACGACGCGATCATGGCAGAAAAGCTGATCTGA
- the minD gene encoding septum site-determining protein MinD, whose translation MGKVIVVTSGKGGVGKTTSTAALGAALAQRNEKVVVVDFDVGLRNLDLVMGAERRVVYDLINVIQGDAKLTQALIRDKRLETLFLLPASQTRDKDNLTAEGVERVINDLKRYFDWIICDSPAGIERGATLAMRHADVAVVVTNPEVSSVRDSDRIIGLLDAKTAKAERGERMEKHLLLTRYDANRAERGDMLKVDDVLEILSIPLLGIIPESMDVLRASNIGAPVTLADSRSAAAMAYFDAARRLAGEVVPIAIPEEKRNIFGKIFGRRAA comes from the coding sequence ATGGGGAAAGTGATCGTCGTCACGTCAGGCAAGGGCGGGGTTGGCAAGACAACCTCGACCGCCGCATTGGGAGCGGCGCTGGCGCAACGCAATGAAAAAGTCGTCGTCGTCGATTTCGACGTCGGCCTGCGCAATCTCGACCTCGTCATGGGCGCCGAGCGCCGGGTCGTCTACGACCTGATCAATGTCATCCAGGGCGACGCCAAGCTTACCCAGGCGCTGATCCGCGACAAGCGGCTGGAAACGCTGTTCCTGCTGCCGGCCTCGCAGACGCGCGACAAGGACAATCTGACGGCCGAGGGCGTCGAGCGCGTCATCAACGACCTGAAGCGCTATTTCGACTGGATCATCTGCGACAGCCCCGCCGGGATCGAGCGCGGCGCAACGCTTGCCATGCGCCACGCCGATGTTGCCGTGGTCGTCACCAATCCCGAGGTCTCGTCGGTGCGCGATTCGGATCGCATCATCGGCCTGCTGGATGCCAAGACCGCCAAGGCCGAACGCGGCGAGCGGATGGAGAAGCACCTGCTGCTCACCCGCTATGACGCCAACCGCGCCGAACGCGGCGACATGCTCAAGGTCGACGACGTCCTGGAAATCCTGTCCATCCCGCTGCTCGGCATCATCCCCGAAAGCATGGATGTTCTGCGTGCATCCAACATCGGGGCGCCGGTCACGCTGGCAGACAGCCGCAGCGCGGCTGCGATGGCCTATTTCGATGCCGCTCGCCGGCTCGCCGGCGAAGTTGTGCCGATCGCCATCCCAGAGGAAAAGAGGAACATTTTCGGCAAGATCTTCGGACGGAGGGCAGCATGA
- the minE gene encoding cell division topological specificity factor MinE: MNIFRLFNKQRTAPAARERLQVLLAHERSSAGSDLVSLLREEILAVIAKHVQLDHDKVQVTIDRNEYVSTLEIDVEIPLNAAVQAA, from the coding sequence ATGAATATTTTCCGTCTTTTCAACAAGCAGAGAACCGCACCGGCCGCCCGCGAACGGCTGCAGGTCCTTCTCGCCCATGAACGTTCCTCGGCGGGGTCGGACCTGGTCTCCCTGCTGCGCGAGGAAATCCTTGCGGTGATCGCAAAGCATGTGCAACTCGACCACGACAAGGTGCAGGTGACGATCGATCGCAACGAATACGTCTCGACCCTTGAGATCGACGTCGAAATCCCGCTGAACGCAGCCGTGCAGGCCGCTTGA
- a CDS encoding DUF6481 family protein: protein MKNAKNNELSDRRSAAAEAKAALLNAYRSAKDSAEPTRLAKQAERQAIAAAREERRAQRERIKLEELERAQAAEAERQAAAEAAARADADAREAADKDRIARVIADEAARKAERDLRYANRKARKS, encoded by the coding sequence TTGAAAAACGCCAAAAACAACGAGCTTTCCGATCGCCGCAGCGCCGCTGCCGAAGCCAAGGCGGCTCTCCTCAATGCGTATCGTAGCGCCAAGGATTCAGCCGAACCGACAAGGCTGGCAAAGCAGGCGGAGCGTCAAGCTATTGCCGCGGCCAGGGAAGAACGTCGCGCTCAGCGGGAACGGATCAAGCTCGAGGAGCTGGAGCGGGCTCAGGCCGCCGAGGCCGAACGTCAGGCTGCCGCCGAGGCCGCAGCACGCGCCGATGCCGACGCGCGCGAAGCGGCTGACAAAGACCGGATCGCCCGCGTGATTGCCGACGAAGCGGCCCGAAAGGCCGAACGCGACCTGCGTTACGCCAATCGCAAAGCCAGGAAGTCCTGA
- a CDS encoding cold-shock protein — protein MTTGTVKWFNSTKGFGFIQPDDGGADAFVHISAVERAGMREIVEGQKIGYELERDNKSGKMSACNLQAA, from the coding sequence ATGACCACTGGCACAGTTAAATGGTTCAATTCCACCAAGGGCTTCGGCTTCATTCAGCCTGATGACGGCGGCGCTGACGCCTTCGTCCACATCTCTGCCGTCGAACGCGCTGGAATGCGCGAAATCGTCGAAGGCCAGAAGATCGGCTATGAGCTTGAGCGCGATAACAAGTCGGGCAAAATGTCCGCTTGCAATCTCCAAGCCGCTTAA
- a CDS encoding DUF1989 domain-containing protein, translated as MRELHPAMTGLRPAAASLVHYPGIPTLPEGTERYRAKGGGSVVMRVEPGDRVSVIDSEGGQVCEISFLDEKGRFLAAGIGTAFSNSAEGLKAILQAEDESAGRTRAALQRRGADLAAAGALCIFGAGSTPGSRADFTISMKGLLIVAAPGSAMSPEAQDTATPIEIRIQRSLLIRDYASALPEPAADPLEDIRIRAATAAAYFVRAGEFIQIIDVYGRQCTDFQAFAARKVDKGLDLALDSTVTRTLLGRSYPMPGLPSKAFDRDFEPLVEIVQDTVGRHDAFATACNSRYYDDMGYPGHVNCTDNFNAALAPYGIAGRKGWEALNYFYNTNIDHNNQLYLDEPWSRPGDYVLMRALTDLVCVSSSCPDDIDAANGWDPTDIHVRTFSGKEKFSRAVAYRMTPDADAELTRETAFHPRLSALTRDYTEYRGYWLPNRFSSEGPVEEYWACRERAAVIDLSPLRKFEVTGPDAEELLQYCLTRDVRKLSTGQVVYSAMCYENGGMIDDGTLFRLGDKNFRWIGGDDFSGIWLRQQAEKKGFKAWVRSSTDQMHNIALQGPKSRDILKEIIWTAPRQPDIGELEWFRFTVGRIGGFEGAPIVVSRTGYTGELGYEIFCHPKDALTVFDAVWGAGQPHGLKPMGLEALDMVRIEAGLIFAHHEFTDQTDPFEAGIGFTVPLISKQDDFIGREALIRRKEHPRHLLVGLDIKANEAIGHGDCIHIARAQVGVVTSATRSPVLGKTIALARIDVMHASPGTQVEIGKLDGHQKRLPATIVPLSHYDPQKTRPRS; from the coding sequence ATGCGAGAACTTCATCCTGCTATGACAGGCCTGCGGCCGGCGGCTGCGAGCCTCGTGCATTATCCCGGCATTCCGACCCTGCCGGAGGGAACGGAGCGCTACAGGGCAAAGGGCGGCGGATCGGTCGTTATGCGCGTCGAGCCGGGCGACCGGGTCAGCGTCATCGACAGCGAGGGCGGACAGGTCTGCGAGATCTCCTTCCTCGACGAGAAAGGGCGCTTCCTGGCGGCCGGTATCGGAACGGCTTTCAGCAATTCAGCCGAGGGTTTGAAAGCCATTCTTCAAGCGGAGGATGAGAGTGCTGGCCGCACGCGTGCAGCGCTTCAGCGTCGCGGCGCCGATCTGGCAGCGGCCGGCGCGCTCTGCATTTTCGGGGCGGGATCGACACCGGGCAGCCGGGCGGATTTCACGATTTCCATGAAGGGCCTGCTGATCGTCGCGGCACCCGGCAGCGCCATGTCGCCGGAGGCGCAGGATACGGCGACGCCGATCGAGATCAGGATCCAGCGCAGCCTGCTGATCCGCGATTATGCCTCCGCCCTGCCGGAACCGGCCGCCGATCCGCTCGAGGATATCCGCATCCGGGCGGCGACCGCCGCAGCCTATTTCGTGCGGGCCGGCGAGTTCATCCAGATCATCGACGTCTATGGACGCCAGTGCACCGATTTCCAGGCCTTCGCCGCCCGCAAGGTCGACAAGGGACTCGACCTCGCGCTTGATTCCACCGTCACCCGCACGCTGCTCGGCCGCAGCTATCCGATGCCGGGTCTCCCCTCCAAGGCCTTCGACCGCGACTTCGAGCCGCTGGTCGAAATCGTCCAGGATACGGTCGGGCGCCATGACGCTTTCGCGACCGCCTGCAACTCGCGCTATTACGACGACATGGGTTATCCCGGCCACGTCAACTGCACGGACAATTTCAACGCGGCGCTGGCGCCTTACGGCATTGCCGGCCGCAAGGGCTGGGAAGCGCTGAACTATTTCTACAACACCAATATCGACCACAACAACCAGCTCTATCTCGACGAGCCCTGGTCGCGTCCCGGCGATTATGTGCTGATGCGGGCGCTGACTGATCTCGTATGCGTCTCCTCGTCCTGCCCTGACGATATCGACGCTGCGAACGGCTGGGATCCGACGGATATCCATGTCCGCACCTTTTCCGGAAAAGAGAAATTCTCACGAGCGGTGGCCTATCGCATGACCCCAGATGCCGACGCCGAACTGACGCGCGAAACCGCCTTCCATCCCCGCCTCTCCGCCTTGACGCGGGACTACACCGAATATCGCGGCTACTGGCTGCCGAACCGCTTTTCCAGCGAAGGGCCGGTCGAGGAATACTGGGCCTGCCGCGAGCGCGCCGCCGTGATCGACCTCTCGCCCTTGCGGAAATTCGAGGTGACGGGGCCGGATGCCGAAGAGCTGCTGCAATATTGCCTGACGCGCGACGTGCGCAAACTGTCGACCGGCCAGGTCGTCTATTCCGCCATGTGCTACGAAAATGGCGGCATGATCGACGATGGCACCCTGTTCCGGCTCGGCGACAAGAACTTCCGCTGGATCGGCGGCGATGATTTCAGCGGCATATGGCTGCGCCAGCAGGCAGAGAAAAAGGGCTTCAAGGCCTGGGTCCGCTCCTCGACCGATCAGATGCACAATATCGCCCTGCAGGGGCCGAAGAGCCGCGACATCCTGAAGGAGATCATCTGGACGGCGCCGCGCCAGCCTGATATCGGCGAACTCGAATGGTTCCGCTTTACCGTCGGCCGCATCGGCGGCTTCGAGGGTGCCCCAATCGTCGTCTCGCGCACGGGTTACACCGGCGAGCTCGGCTACGAGATCTTCTGCCATCCGAAGGATGCGCTGACGGTGTTCGACGCGGTCTGGGGGGCGGGGCAGCCGCACGGGTTGAAGCCGATGGGGCTGGAGGCGCTCGATATGGTTCGCATCGAGGCGGGCCTGATCTTCGCTCACCATGAATTCACCGATCAGACCGACCCGTTCGAGGCCGGGATCGGCTTCACGGTGCCGCTGATATCCAAGCAGGACGATTTCATCGGCCGCGAGGCGCTGATCCGGCGCAAGGAGCATCCGCGCCATCTGCTCGTCGGCCTCGATATCAAGGCCAACGAAGCGATCGGTCATGGGGATTGCATCCATATTGCTCGCGCCCAGGTGGGCGTCGTCACCAGCGCGACGCGCTCGCCGGTCCTCGGCAAGACGATCGCGCTCGCCCGCATCGACGTGATGCATGCAAGCCCCGGCACCCAGGTCGAGATCGGCAAGCTCGACGGCCACCAGAAGCGCCTGCCGGCGACGATCGTGCCGCTTTCGCATTACGATCCGCAGAAGACGCGGCCGCGCTCGTAA
- a CDS encoding APC family permease: MTDVVEAGIASGTEGKLVRALDWKGAFWVAAGVPPLVLFSIGGIAGTTGKLAFVVWIISMVMGFLQSFTYAEIAGMFANKSGGASVYGATAWLRYSKFIAPLSVWCNWFAWSPVLSLGCAIAAGYILNAFYPIPAADSQMVLDWISAHAASITADSPRVAEYIAAHAGTTPDDAVKALLGTDGVAALTPAIRSWSLFSFSIPFLATANINATFFIGGILMLIIFAIQHRGISETASVQKWLAIIVLVPLLIIGLYPIVSGQILATNVTGLVPPTAAYSAADGTWSNGGWTLFLGGLYIAAWSTYGFETAVCYTRELKNPKTDTFKAIFYSGLACCLFFFLVPFAFQGVLGHAGMLAPGIVDGTGVAEALGGLIGAGRIVTQLLVVLMIMALFLAIMTAMAGSSRTLYQGSKDGWLPKYLDHVNEHGAPTRAMWTDFAFNLFLLAIASDVGGYFFVLAVSNVGYIIFNFLNLNSGWIHRMDSGHIERPWKAPTWLIGLNTVLAFVNALFLGAGAKVWGYSNALWVGFIFAALILPVFAYRHYVRDGGKFPAGAMEDLGLVGQDLGVKKAGILPYLALAGGLAIVLIANVIFQLPA; encoded by the coding sequence ATGACAGACGTTGTGGAGGCCGGGATTGCATCCGGCACCGAAGGTAAGCTTGTACGCGCGCTCGACTGGAAGGGCGCATTCTGGGTGGCTGCGGGCGTGCCGCCGCTCGTTCTTTTCTCCATCGGCGGGATTGCGGGCACGACGGGCAAGCTCGCCTTCGTCGTCTGGATCATCTCGATGGTGATGGGTTTCCTGCAATCCTTCACCTATGCCGAGATCGCCGGCATGTTCGCCAATAAATCCGGCGGCGCTTCTGTCTATGGCGCCACCGCCTGGCTGCGTTATTCGAAATTCATCGCGCCGCTCTCCGTCTGGTGCAACTGGTTTGCCTGGTCGCCGGTGCTGTCGCTCGGCTGCGCCATCGCCGCCGGCTACATCCTCAATGCCTTCTACCCGATTCCGGCAGCGGATTCGCAAATGGTCCTCGACTGGATCTCAGCGCATGCCGCTTCCATTACGGCCGATAGCCCCCGGGTCGCCGAATATATTGCAGCCCATGCTGGCACGACGCCGGATGACGCCGTCAAGGCATTGCTCGGCACCGACGGTGTCGCGGCGCTCACGCCGGCGATCCGCAGCTGGTCGCTCTTCAGCTTCAGCATTCCTTTCCTTGCCACCGCCAATATCAATGCCACCTTCTTCATCGGCGGCATCCTGATGCTGATCATCTTCGCCATCCAGCATCGTGGCATTTCGGAAACGGCAAGCGTGCAGAAGTGGCTGGCCATCATCGTGCTGGTGCCGCTGCTCATCATCGGCCTTTATCCGATCGTCAGCGGCCAGATCCTTGCCACCAACGTCACCGGTCTCGTGCCGCCGACAGCCGCCTATTCCGCTGCCGACGGCACCTGGAGCAACGGCGGCTGGACCCTCTTCCTCGGTGGCCTCTATATCGCCGCCTGGTCGACCTACGGCTTCGAGACGGCCGTCTGCTACACCCGCGAACTCAAGAACCCGAAGACCGACACCTTCAAAGCGATCTTCTATTCCGGCCTTGCCTGCTGCCTGTTCTTCTTCCTCGTGCCCTTCGCCTTCCAGGGCGTTCTCGGCCATGCAGGCATGCTGGCCCCCGGCATCGTCGATGGCACCGGGGTTGCCGAAGCGCTCGGCGGCCTGATCGGCGCCGGCCGGATCGTCACCCAACTGCTCGTCGTGTTGATGATCATGGCGCTCTTCCTCGCCATCATGACGGCGATGGCCGGCTCCTCGCGCACGCTCTACCAGGGCTCGAAGGACGGCTGGCTGCCGAAATATCTCGACCACGTCAACGAGCACGGCGCCCCGACGCGGGCGATGTGGACCGATTTCGCCTTCAATCTCTTCCTGCTGGCGATCGCATCCGATGTCGGCGGCTACTTCTTCGTGCTCGCCGTCTCGAATGTCGGCTACATCATCTTCAACTTCCTGAATCTTAATTCCGGCTGGATCCACCGGATGGATTCCGGCCATATCGAACGCCCCTGGAAAGCGCCCACCTGGCTGATCGGCCTCAACACCGTGCTTGCCTTCGTCAACGCGCTCTTCCTCGGCGCCGGCGCCAAGGTCTGGGGTTATTCCAATGCGCTCTGGGTCGGTTTCATCTTCGCCGCCCTGATCCTGCCGGTCTTCGCCTATCGCCACTATGTGCGCGACGGCGGCAAATTCCCGGCCGGCGCGATGGAGGATCTTGGCCTCGTCGGCCAGGATCTCGGCGTCAAGAAAGCCGGCATCCTGCCCTATCTGGCACTCGCTGGCGGCCTGGCGATCGTCCTGATCGCCAACGTCATCTTCCAGCTTCCGGCCTAA
- a CDS encoding aldo/keto reductase, producing MDYRKFGPSGTVVTAYCLGTMTFGAEADEAASHKLLDDYFAWGGNFIDTADVYSAGKSEEIIGRWLKARPTEARQAIVATKGRFPMGNGPNDIGLSRRHLSQALDDSLRRLDLEQIDLYQMHAWDALTPIEETLRFLDDAVSSGKIGYYGFSNYVGWHIAKASEIAKARGYTRPVTLQPQYNLLVRDIELEIVAACQDAGMGLLPWSPLGGGWLTGKYKRDEMPTGATRLGENPNRGGESYAPRNALERTWAIIGVVEEIAKAHGVSMAQVALAWTAAQPAITSVILGARTPEQLADNLGAMKVKLSDDEMAKLNDVSAPQPLDYPYGKGGINQRHRKIEGGR from the coding sequence ATGGATTATCGCAAGTTCGGTCCCAGCGGGACCGTCGTCACCGCCTATTGCCTCGGCACCATGACCTTCGGCGCGGAGGCCGATGAGGCCGCCTCGCACAAGCTGCTCGACGATTATTTCGCCTGGGGCGGCAATTTCATCGATACCGCCGATGTCTATAGCGCCGGCAAGTCGGAAGAGATCATCGGACGCTGGCTGAAGGCGCGTCCGACCGAGGCCCGCCAGGCGATCGTCGCCACCAAGGGGCGCTTTCCGATGGGCAACGGCCCAAACGATATCGGCCTGTCGCGCCGGCATCTTAGCCAGGCGCTCGACGATTCGCTCCGCCGCCTCGACCTCGAGCAGATCGACCTTTACCAGATGCATGCCTGGGACGCGCTGACGCCGATCGAGGAGACGCTGCGTTTCCTCGATGATGCGGTTTCATCGGGCAAGATCGGCTACTACGGCTTCTCCAATTATGTCGGCTGGCACATCGCCAAGGCCTCGGAGATCGCCAAGGCGCGCGGTTATACCCGCCCAGTGACGCTGCAGCCGCAATATAACCTGCTGGTGCGCGACATCGAACTCGAGATCGTCGCGGCCTGCCAGGATGCCGGCATGGGCCTGTTGCCGTGGTCGCCGCTCGGCGGCGGCTGGCTGACCGGCAAATACAAGCGCGACGAGATGCCGACGGGTGCCACCCGCCTCGGTGAAAACCCCAATCGCGGCGGCGAATCCTATGCGCCGCGCAATGCGCTGGAGCGAACCTGGGCGATCATCGGCGTCGTCGAGGAGATCGCCAAGGCGCATGGCGTCAGCATGGCGCAGGTGGCGCTCGCCTGGACGGCGGCGCAGCCGGCGATCACGTCCGTGATCCTCGGCGCCCGCACGCCGGAACAGCTCGCCGACAATCTCGGCGCCATGAAGGTCAAGCTTTCCGACGACGAGATGGCAAAATTGAACGATGTGAGCGCGCCTCAGCCACTTGACTATCCCTATGGCAAGGGCGGCATCAACCAGCGTCACCGCAAGATCGAGGGCGGCCGCTGA
- a CDS encoding flavin monoamine oxidase family protein codes for MPGDNSKGADEDVVIIGAGAAGIAAARRLRAIRPDLSILLLEAGDRLGGRAWTVSLPEAADIGLDLGCGWLHGARTNAWTAIAGEVGLTVDRTPAPWNDGGRQLPRDDAEARAARQEIGAYFERLESHSGNDAAMADMLEPGNPWNGQIRAVGTYITGAELERSSVFDYNRYDPGPGPDWRVREGYGTLVSLYGKPVRARLGTQVTRIDHRHAGRIGIETNQGVLSARAVLVTVSTNVLAAGKIAFDPPLPDKIEAAARLPLGLADKLFLRLANQEALPADTHMLGSTRRGATGTYQLRPFGAPVVEAYFAGDLAHDLEGQGREAAFSFAGDELAAHFGADIRKELSVAAMSAWAAAPHIGGSYSYAEPGASDQRGRLAAPHDERIFFAGEACSKSRYSTAHGAYETGVAAADRIADSFS; via the coding sequence ATGCCTGGTGACAACAGCAAAGGTGCCGACGAGGATGTCGTCATCATCGGCGCCGGTGCCGCCGGCATTGCCGCCGCCCGTCGCCTGCGGGCAATCCGCCCCGATCTTTCCATCCTCCTCCTTGAAGCCGGCGATCGTCTCGGCGGTCGCGCCTGGACGGTCAGCCTGCCTGAAGCTGCCGATATCGGGCTTGATCTCGGCTGCGGCTGGCTGCATGGCGCGCGGACCAATGCCTGGACTGCGATCGCCGGCGAGGTCGGACTGACGGTCGACCGCACGCCGGCACCCTGGAATGATGGCGGACGGCAGCTTCCGCGGGATGACGCGGAGGCGCGTGCCGCTAGGCAGGAGATCGGCGCCTATTTCGAGCGACTTGAAAGCCACTCGGGGAATGATGCGGCCATGGCCGATATGCTCGAGCCGGGCAATCCCTGGAACGGCCAAATCCGGGCGGTCGGCACCTATATCACCGGCGCCGAACTGGAGCGGTCGTCGGTCTTCGATTACAACAGATATGATCCTGGCCCTGGCCCTGACTGGCGGGTGCGCGAGGGCTATGGAACGCTGGTCTCGCTTTACGGCAAGCCGGTTCGGGCAAGGCTCGGCACTCAGGTAACCCGCATCGACCATCGTCATGCCGGTCGTATCGGCATCGAGACGAACCAGGGCGTGCTCAGTGCCCGCGCGGTGCTGGTGACGGTTTCGACGAATGTGCTTGCCGCCGGCAAGATCGCCTTCGACCCGCCTTTGCCTGACAAGATCGAGGCAGCGGCCCGTTTGCCGCTCGGGCTCGCCGACAAGCTCTTCCTGAGGCTCGCAAATCAGGAGGCGCTGCCGGCGGACACGCATATGTTGGGCTCTACCCGTCGCGGCGCGACCGGCACCTATCAGCTCCGGCCGTTCGGCGCGCCCGTCGTCGAGGCCTATTTCGCCGGCGACCTCGCGCATGATCTGGAGGGGCAAGGCAGAGAGGCTGCCTTCTCCTTCGCAGGAGACGAACTGGCGGCACATTTCGGTGCTGACATCCGCAAGGAGCTGTCGGTCGCCGCGATGTCGGCCTGGGCAGCAGCGCCCCATATCGGCGGCTCCTATTCCTACGCCGAGCCCGGCGCCTCCGATCAACGCGGCCGTCTCGCCGCGCCGCATGACGAGCGGATCTTCTTTGCCGGCGAGGCCTGTTCGAAGTCGCGTTATTCAACTGCGCACGGCGCCTACGAGACCGGCGTCGCCGCAGCCGATCGGATCGCCGACTCGTTTTCGTGA
- a CDS encoding class I SAM-dependent methyltransferase — protein sequence MPRFDRRRFLLAWLRAPLRIASITPSGPRLAGLMTKEISTLTGPVLELGPGTGVFTAALLERGIAERDLTLIEYERDFATLLQDRFPDARVLHLDVREMWKTALSRSFFGGVVSGLPLLAMRPDDVQALLDGCFSNLRPHGAFYQFTYGPKCPVPVEVLDSLGLASKRIGWTLRNIPPAAVYRISRRYQPMALIEQRRA from the coding sequence ATGCCACGTTTCGATCGACGACGCTTTCTTCTTGCCTGGCTACGCGCGCCGCTGCGCATCGCCTCGATCACACCATCAGGCCCCCGCCTTGCGGGCCTGATGACCAAAGAAATTTCTACGTTAACCGGGCCGGTTCTCGAACTCGGCCCAGGCACCGGCGTTTTCACCGCGGCCCTTTTGGAACGCGGCATTGCAGAGCGCGATCTGACTCTGATCGAATACGAACGGGATTTCGCCACGCTGCTTCAAGATCGCTTTCCCGACGCCAGGGTGCTGCATCTGGACGTGCGGGAGATGTGGAAGACGGCGCTTTCCAGAAGCTTTTTCGGTGGTGTCGTCAGCGGGCTTCCGCTTCTTGCCATGCGGCCGGACGATGTGCAGGCGCTGCTCGATGGCTGCTTTTCCAACCTCAGACCGCATGGTGCCTTCTATCAATTCACCTACGGGCCGAAATGCCCTGTGCCCGTCGAAGTCCTCGACTCCCTCGGTCTTGCCTCAAAGAGGATCGGCTGGACGTTGCGCAATATCCCGCCAGCCGCGGTCTACCGCATCAGTCGCCGGTACCAGCCAATGGCCCTGATCGAGCAGCGCCGTGCATAA
- a CDS encoding response regulator transcription factor, which translates to MRILLIEDEPQMAVALRGALTRHDMVMDHVSTLRDAELVIGDGAYDAVLLDRQLPDGDGLELIPKIRKKGLTLPIIVITAKGEVPDRITGLETGADDYLAKPFVFDELLARLRAVMRRSETLRPALISIGRLSFDPTYCDIIVSGLRLEMPRREALVLECLMRRAGRMVPRPALMEAVFGFDDEIQSNALDSHISRLRRKLAASQAGVVINVIRGVGYLLREAS; encoded by the coding sequence ATGCGCATATTACTGATCGAGGATGAACCTCAAATGGCCGTGGCGCTCCGGGGCGCCCTGACCAGGCACGACATGGTGATGGATCATGTTTCGACCCTACGCGACGCCGAACTGGTGATCGGCGACGGTGCCTACGATGCCGTCCTTCTGGATCGGCAACTGCCTGACGGCGATGGCCTGGAACTCATTCCGAAGATCCGCAAGAAGGGGCTGACGCTGCCGATCATCGTCATCACCGCCAAGGGAGAGGTCCCAGACAGGATCACCGGCCTTGAGACCGGCGCCGACGATTACCTTGCCAAACCCTTCGTCTTCGACGAGCTTCTGGCGCGGCTGCGTGCCGTGATGCGCCGCTCCGAAACCTTGCGCCCGGCACTGATCTCGATCGGCCGTCTTTCGTTCGATCCGACCTATTGCGACATCATCGTCTCCGGCCTGCGTCTGGAAATGCCGCGCCGGGAGGCGCTGGTGCTCGAATGCCTCATGCGTCGTGCCGGTCGCATGGTGCCGCGACCGGCCTTGATGGAAGCGGTCTTCGGCTTTGACGACGAGATCCAGTCGAACGCGCTCGATTCCCACATATCGCGATTGCGGCGCAAGCTGGCGGCATCGCAAGCAGGCGTGGTCATCAACGTTATCCGGGGCGTGGGTTATCTCCTGCGGGAAGCATCATGA